A single window of Chitinophagales bacterium DNA harbors:
- a CDS encoding ABC transporter permease subunit, with protein MFKYILKRLLLMIPTFIGATLLVFLILALVPGGPFEKAVFQLQAAQMSSGEGGGGSSSVEGSNQLSTEVLDQLRRQYGLDKPLMVRYLIWLGLYPREIKGKKIAYNKPFRENLEYFKTGERSRTYELQRWVRVRKEGDKEIIEVSGVGTDFKVSEGPYSKFPELPFADAIPNWYPNDEWKIREVMDVYEVKDTSVNVSKNIEVNKDFEKSFFTKSTETLEIQEDGKAEGYNKVTWVRVTRENGKLKTEEGVVTSRISRDGEKVSTHLVQSDGSIKKVPYERDKQLYDYITEWKPANNWQIAVTEKLANPTQTAFSGIFTGDFGTSYVYDQPVLSLIRERLPISMYFGIIGFLLTYLICIPLGIMKAVRHNTPFDFVSSAIVFMGYAVPGYAFGALMLVLFGGGTFMDIFPLGGFHSPTEVWEKMTFIQKVADQLHHTFLPVLSYMLGSFAFLTILMKNSLMDNLGQDYIRTAFAKGLDEKKVIYLHAVRNSLIPLATGIGGIIGLFLAGSYLIELVFNIDGIGKLGFEAIVSVDYPVFLGFLVLFIIVRLFGNLISDMCYVAVDPRIKFD; from the coding sequence ATGTTCAAATATATACTCAAGCGTTTGTTATTGATGATTCCGACCTTTATTGGTGCAACATTGCTTGTATTTTTGATATTGGCGTTGGTGCCTGGTGGTCCGTTTGAAAAGGCTGTTTTTCAATTGCAAGCTGCACAAATGTCGTCGGGTGAAGGTGGTGGTGGTTCGAGTAGTGTGGAAGGGAGCAATCAGCTTTCAACGGAAGTATTGGATCAACTTCGACGACAGTATGGTTTGGATAAACCTTTGATGGTTCGCTATTTGATTTGGTTGGGTCTGTATCCTCGTGAAATCAAAGGCAAGAAAATAGCCTACAACAAACCTTTTCGGGAAAACTTGGAGTACTTCAAAACTGGTGAGCGCAGCCGTACTTATGAACTTCAACGATGGGTTCGGGTGAGAAAAGAAGGTGATAAGGAGATAATAGAAGTTAGTGGTGTGGGAACAGATTTTAAGGTATCGGAAGGACCTTATAGTAAGTTCCCTGAATTGCCTTTTGCAGATGCTATTCCTAACTGGTATCCAAATGATGAATGGAAAATCAGGGAAGTGATGGATGTATATGAGGTGAAAGATACGAGTGTAAATGTGAGTAAGAACATTGAAGTAAATAAGGATTTTGAAAAGTCTTTCTTTACCAAGTCCACAGAAACTCTTGAAATTCAAGAAGACGGAAAGGCAGAAGGCTACAATAAGGTGACATGGGTGAGGGTAACTCGTGAGAATGGGAAATTGAAGACCGAAGAAGGAGTGGTGACTTCTCGCATCAGTAGAGATGGTGAGAAAGTATCAACGCATTTGGTACAGTCAGATGGGAGCATTAAAAAAGTACCTTATGAGCGAGATAAACAATTATACGATTACATTACGGAATGGAAACCTGCGAACAACTGGCAGATTGCAGTAACTGAAAAATTGGCGAATCCTACACAAACGGCGTTTAGCGGAATTTTCACGGGAGATTTTGGTACTTCTTATGTATATGATCAACCTGTATTGAGTTTGATTCGTGAAAGACTACCTATTTCTATGTATTTTGGGATTATTGGTTTTCTCTTGACTTATCTGATATGTATTCCTTTGGGGATTATGAAAGCGGTGCGGCACAATACGCCCTTTGATTTTGTATCGAGTGCTATTGTATTTATGGGATATGCTGTTCCTGGTTATGCTTTTGGTGCATTGATGTTGGTATTGTTTGGAGGGGGTACATTTATGGATATTTTTCCTTTAGGGGGATTCCATTCACCTACCGAAGTTTGGGAGAAAATGACTTTTATTCAAAAGGTTGCCGATCAATTGCACCACACATTTTTGCCTGTATTGTCGTATATGTTGGGCAGTTTTGCGTTTTTGACGATCCTGATGAAAAACTCTTTGATGGACAACTTGGGGCAAGACTATATCCGAACAGCCTTTGCGAAAGGACTGGACGAGAAGAAGGTGATTTATTTGCACGCAGTTAGAAATTCCTTGATTCCATTGGCAACGGGTATTGGAGGTATTATCGGTTTATTTTTGGCAGGTTCTTACTTGATAGAACTGGTCTTCAATATTGACGGAATCGGTAAGCTGGGTTTTGAAGCGATTGTGAGTGTGGACTATCCTGTATTCTTGGGTTTCTTGGTACTGTTTATCATCGTCCGATTGTTTGGGAATCTTATTTCGGATATGTGTTATGTTGCAGTAGATCCACGAATCAAGTTTGATTAA
- a CDS encoding ABC transporter permease subunit, with product MSDTTNTKATFKSESILQKRIKNFKRIKRGYYSLIIITIAYFLSFLAPLFVNNKALVVKYSGSYYFPAMGDLLGEGVVKHKDAIFYGQEEVFGEKRYGEPHYRELKKQFKQQNAGNWVLMPLYDYSPVENLLSELKSNPPTAPDSKHIMGTDNRGRDVFARLVYGFQISLSFALVVTFFSFLIGIMIGGSLGFYAGKLDLYGLRFIEIFSMIPFLFVMMILSSFINPSFWMLAGMLIILGGWIGATYYMRGEFYREKSRDYTAAAIAMGASDRMVMFKHILPNAITPIITLAPFSIIGNISSLVALDFLGFGLRPPTPSWGELIRQGVTEDISNWWLIVTPLFMIFLTLTTITFIGEGVRQAFDPREYSRLQ from the coding sequence ATGTCTGATACTACTAATACTAAAGCAACTTTTAAATCAGAATCTATATTACAGAAGCGGATTAAAAACTTCAAACGCATTAAGCGTGGATATTATTCGCTTATTATCATCACTATAGCCTATTTTCTATCTTTTTTAGCCCCTTTGTTTGTCAACAACAAAGCGTTGGTAGTGAAATACAGTGGCTCCTATTATTTCCCTGCAATGGGTGATTTGTTGGGCGAAGGTGTGGTGAAACATAAAGATGCGATATTTTATGGGCAGGAAGAAGTGTTTGGCGAAAAACGTTATGGTGAGCCACATTACCGAGAACTTAAAAAACAGTTCAAACAACAAAATGCAGGCAATTGGGTCTTGATGCCTTTGTATGATTACAGCCCTGTTGAAAATTTACTGAGCGAATTGAAGTCGAATCCACCTACTGCGCCCGACTCCAAACATATTATGGGAACGGATAATCGAGGCCGAGATGTTTTTGCTCGATTGGTCTATGGTTTTCAGATTTCACTGTCTTTTGCATTGGTTGTCACCTTTTTCTCTTTCCTGATTGGGATTATGATTGGTGGCTCACTGGGATTTTATGCAGGGAAGTTGGACTTGTATGGGCTTCGATTCATTGAGATTTTCAGCATGATTCCTTTCTTGTTTGTGATGATGATTCTTTCTTCTTTCATCAATCCGAGTTTTTGGATGTTGGCAGGTATGTTGATTATTTTGGGAGGTTGGATTGGAGCGACTTACTATATGCGTGGAGAGTTCTACCGTGAAAAATCACGTGATTATACGGCTGCTGCTATTGCAATGGGGGCTTCTGATAGGATGGTAATGTTCAAGCACATTCTACCCAATGCGATTACACCTATTATTACCTTGGCCCCTTTTTCCATCATCGGCAATATTTCCTCTTTGGTGGCATTGGATTTCTTGGGCTTCGGTTTGCGTCCGCCTACACCAAGTTGGGGGGAATTGATTCGACAAGGAGTAACGGAGGATATCAGCAATTGGTGGTTGATTGTCACACCTTTGTTCATGATTTTCTTGACGCTGACCACGATTACTTTTATTGGTGAGGGGGTTCGTCAGGCGTTTGATCCTAGAGAGTATTCGAGGTTGCAGTAA
- a CDS encoding tetratricopeptide repeat protein: MNRLLSLGIYCLLFSCTPQLHGQSDHGVFEKAYEHYIHQEYEQSILLLEGHLQQCNKSGLKKSLNPSHFLQLSQRDFNQGLLLLLQLKLNPDLPIFKKMLLFSPTELSHCFGNESRTAFWQKAHKTLVNKDSLPLLQKIIAKGFMLAGMTAIHINQTEQASLYFKKALEFDQYNQETLLGLALVKFDEGQAEAALLMLKEFADKFPDNHLVNLCEAEIYLSLQYYDRAAKSLDVFLGHLPNEQQLLTFNHYDLLMKNGQTKMFLRNYAVAEGCFSQAIEVNDASVEAFIARAEARAYILKLKEAEEDLFIARSLDSENSHVFHMLGYVKMLQWQNEEALSYFSKAIDLQGDIKEAYIHRSSVKSVLGDIEGAIEDLDQVIRMDDNADKSYAVRAYLKSRKGDIKGALSDYNQAIVLAPNNASHFIGRAAVKEQLEMEESYLDDLDRAITLNPKNYYPYHAKGAWYQRKKENDKALEAYNQAIKVAPDVADIYIDRGSIYLAKGNPKGALQDLDTVISLEPKNGQAYFLQGILYFLLEKNLKACASMYKAKSLGFEEAEESLVSLCGK; the protein is encoded by the coding sequence ATGAATAGATTATTAAGCTTAGGTATTTATTGTCTATTATTTTCATGCACTCCCCAACTTCATGGTCAAAGTGATCATGGTGTTTTTGAGAAGGCTTATGAACACTATATACATCAAGAATACGAACAGTCCATTTTATTATTGGAAGGTCATTTGCAGCAGTGTAATAAAAGTGGATTAAAAAAATCTTTAAACCCATCGCATTTTCTTCAACTTTCTCAAAGAGATTTCAATCAAGGTTTATTGTTGTTGTTACAATTGAAGCTAAATCCTGATTTGCCTATCTTCAAAAAAATGTTGCTTTTTTCTCCAACTGAATTAAGCCATTGTTTTGGGAATGAATCTCGGACAGCCTTTTGGCAGAAAGCACACAAAACTCTGGTAAATAAAGACTCACTTCCTCTACTGCAAAAGATTATTGCAAAGGGTTTTATGCTTGCAGGAATGACTGCTATTCATATCAACCAAACAGAGCAGGCAAGTTTGTATTTCAAAAAAGCTTTAGAATTTGACCAATACAATCAAGAAACATTGCTTGGCTTGGCATTGGTCAAATTTGACGAGGGGCAAGCAGAAGCAGCATTGCTAATGCTCAAAGAGTTCGCAGACAAGTTTCCTGACAACCATTTGGTCAATCTTTGTGAAGCAGAAATATACCTTTCTCTACAGTATTACGATAGGGCTGCAAAATCATTGGATGTTTTTTTGGGACACCTTCCAAATGAACAGCAACTTTTGACCTTCAATCACTATGACTTGTTGATGAAAAATGGTCAAACCAAAATGTTTTTGCGAAATTATGCTGTGGCAGAAGGATGTTTTAGCCAAGCCATTGAAGTGAATGATGCTTCTGTGGAGGCTTTTATTGCACGGGCAGAGGCACGCGCATATATTTTAAAATTGAAGGAAGCAGAGGAAGACTTATTCATTGCAAGGAGTTTGGATAGTGAAAATTCTCATGTTTTTCACATGCTCGGTTATGTAAAAATGCTGCAATGGCAAAACGAGGAGGCATTGTCTTATTTTTCTAAAGCGATTGATTTACAAGGTGATATTAAAGAGGCTTATATTCACCGAAGTTCTGTAAAATCGGTTTTAGGTGATATTGAAGGAGCTATTGAAGACTTGGATCAAGTGATTCGAATGGATGACAATGCAGACAAATCTTATGCGGTTCGTGCTTATTTGAAATCCCGAAAAGGGGATATTAAGGGCGCATTGAGCGACTACAATCAAGCTATTGTGCTTGCGCCCAACAATGCAAGCCATTTTATCGGACGGGCAGCAGTGAAGGAGCAACTCGAAATGGAGGAAAGTTATTTGGATGATTTGGATAGGGCAATCACTCTAAATCCTAAAAATTACTATCCTTACCATGCAAAAGGTGCTTGGTATCAACGAAAAAAGGAAAATGACAAGGCTCTGGAAGCCTACAATCAAGCCATCAAAGTCGCTCCTGATGTGGCTGATATTTACATAGATAGGGGCAGTATTTATCTCGCAAAGGGCAACCCTAAGGGTGCGCTTCAAGATTTGGATACGGTTATTTCACTCGAACCTAAAAATGGTCAAGCCTATTTTCTGCAAGGGATTCTCTACTTTTTATTAGAAAAAAACTTAAAGGCTTGTGCCAGTATGTATAAAGCCAAAAGTTTGGGTTTTGAAGAAGCGGAGGAGTCTTTGGTGAGTTTATGTGGGAAGTAA
- a CDS encoding 4'-phosphopantetheinyl transferase superfamily protein gives MPLYQTIHTLQAATIGIWRIEESVDDLKRGLPPNLWQQNLYRSITSIRRQKEWLATRALVRQLIPNEESGEIVYNSFGKPILHQNTRQLSISHSHHFAAVIVHSHKALGIDIEPIHPRILRLQHKFLSEKEATQIPQNDLFMLTLYWSAKETLYKLYSKKELRFKENLLIHRHYKIEDSTIAAEGYLEASICKDDFQWNVKVYYQQIEDNILTYTFENV, from the coding sequence ATGCCTTTATACCAAACCATTCATACTCTACAAGCTGCTACTATAGGTATATGGCGCATTGAAGAAAGCGTGGATGATTTGAAGCGGGGGCTTCCGCCAAATCTTTGGCAGCAAAACCTCTATCGCAGCATTACTAGCATTCGTCGACAAAAAGAATGGCTCGCTACAAGGGCTTTGGTACGACAATTGATACCAAACGAGGAATCTGGTGAAATCGTTTACAACTCTTTTGGCAAACCGATTCTTCACCAAAATACCCGCCAACTTTCTATCAGTCATTCCCACCATTTTGCGGCGGTAATAGTTCATTCACATAAAGCCCTTGGAATTGACATAGAACCTATTCACCCGAGAATTTTGCGCTTGCAGCACAAGTTTCTTTCTGAAAAAGAGGCAACTCAAATACCCCAAAATGACTTGTTCATGCTTACCCTTTATTGGAGTGCAAAGGAAACGCTTTACAAGTTGTATAGTAAAAAAGAGCTCCGATTCAAAGAAAACTTACTGATTCACAGGCACTACAAGATTGAAGATTCTACCATTGCAGCAGAAGGTTATTTGGAAGCAAGCATTTGTAAAGATGATTTCCAATGGAATGTAAAGGTTTATTACCAACAAATTGAAGACAATATTTTGACCTATACTTTTGAGAATGTCTAG